The sequence GTCGCCTCAGCCGCTCCCGGGTGGGGACCGGCCGGTGGCCGGCCACCGTCTCACAGTGAGACGGCACCAGCCTGCCGTGGGGCGCGTCGTCGGCTGGAGGAACATCCGACGCCTGTGCGGCCCGTCTTCCTGGGGCGCTCGGTCGGCGGCGAGGGCCGGCTGTCAGAAGAAGCCGCCGTCCACGGGCAGGGTGCGGCCGGTCATGTAGGCGGCGTCGTCGCTGGCGAGGAAGGCATAGCCTGCCGCGACCTCCTCCGGCCGGGCCAGACGCCCGAGCGCGCCGTGCACCGACAGCCACTGCTCCATCGGCATCGTGCCGCGGAGTTGGGGGTGCTGGTAGCGGGCTCCGTGTTCCGCGGCCATGTCGGTGGCCGTACCGCCGGGGGCGATGGCGTTGATGGTGATCCCGCGACGGCCGAGTTCGGCGGAGAGATTGAGAACCATCGATTCCACTGCGGCCTTGGACGCGGCGTACAGGGTGTGGTGGAAGACCGCACGCGAGGCGCTGACCGAGGAAGTGAGCACAATCCTGCTGCCCGCCCGCATATGGGCGGCAGCATGCTGGACCGCGAACAGTTGGCCGCGCGTGTTCACGGTGAAGACACGGTCGAAGTCGGCCGGCGCGATGTTCTCCAGAGCATCGAAGTGCTCCACGCCCGCGCAGGAGGCGAGGACGTCGAGCTGCCCGAACTCGGAGACGGCACGGTCGATCAGGGCCCCGGTCTGATCGGGGTCGGCCACGTCCGCACGGAGCGCCAGGGCCCTGCCGCCGTCGGCCACCACTGCCGAGACCAGCTCATCGGCCGCCCTCTGGTTATCGCGGTAGCCGATCACAACTGCCGCTCCCTCGGCCGCGAGACGTGTGGCGACCGCGGCTCCGATGCCTCGGCTGCCTCCGGTCACCACCGCCACCTTGCCCACGAAACGCCTGCTGTCCGCCGTTGCCATGAGGGGTCCTCCTCTCGAAGTGTCCGGCCGGCCCTCGGGCTCCGGAAGGATCGGCCAACCGCTGCGCCGGGCGGCCGACGCCGACGAGACTAACACTAACCGCAGGAAATCCTTCACTTAATCTGGAGACGTACCCTCGGCACACACGCAGGCGACGAGAACAGCAGAGGTAGACCCCCGTGACTGCCAGCACCCCGAGCGGACGCACGACCCCGCGGCTGCGCGCCGATGCCGAACGCAACCGCGCGCAGATCCTGGCCGCGGCCCGAGCCGCCTTCCGCGAGTCCGGCACCGCGGTCCCCCTGGACGAGATCGCCCGCCGCGCAGGCGTGAACATCGCCACCCTCTACCGGCGCTTCCCTGATCGCGACGCCCTCATCACCCAGGTGGTCGTGGACGGCTTCACCCTCGTACTCGACATCGCCCGTGCCGCGGCCAAGACGGCGCAGACCGATCCGCTCGCGGCCGTGGAGTCGTTCCTGCAGGGCACGATCGACCATCGCGAGCAACTGTCCCTGCCGCTGATCGGCGGACCCATGACGAACGACCCCTACGCCCGTGACCTGCAACAGCAGATCGCCGCCTGCCTGGAAGGCATCCTGGCCGGCGGACGACGGAGCACGGTTCTCCGGCGTGACCTCACCGCCGTGGATCTGATCGCCACCGCCGCGCTGATCTGCCGTCCCCTGCCCCACCTGCCACCCGAGCAGGGGGCCACGCTCGCCGCACGCCACCTCGGTGTCTTCCTCGACGGTCTGGGTCCGGAACACACCCGCACCCTTCCGGCACCACCCACCCACGAAGAGATGACGGCCCACCTCGTCGCCGGGGACACACCCACCCCCTAGATCTACGACATGCCAGGCCGCGCGCCAGGCCGCCCCCGAAGCGGAACATGTCCACCGCCGGCAGGGGCTACTGCGCGGCCCGTGTCGCCGAGGGCCTCTCGGGCAGATCACGCCACTGCACGCCGGTCCGTGCCCTGCGCAGAATCCCGTTGGTCTGCTGCCGACGGTCACGTCAACGGCCGCCCGCCACACGGCAGCGGGCCGTTCACGTACGACCGGTTCGCCGACGAGGTGGGTGCCGTGGCCGACACCCTCGGCAGCTCATGTCGTGGCGGTGCCGCCTGCACCACACACGCCGCCTGCTTCGGTGACGGCCTTGCCGTCCATGGGCGCAACCGTGAAGTCGAGGGCCAGGCCTCCCGGTGTGGCATCGGCTCCCGTGACGCTCACCCCCCGAGGAAACTCGGGCAGAGGGAAGGAGCGGGGGGCGAGCTTGCCGGCGACCGCACCCCCCAGCATTGCGGTCAGGGAGGAGACAGGGGCGTCACGGCCGAGGATGGACACGTCGGCGGGCGTCACGGTCAGCTTCCCGTGGCTGACCGTGACGGTGTTGTACACGGTCACGGGAACGTTCATCGTGCCGACGGTTTCCGTGAGGGCGAGGCCACGGTCGCTGCCCGCGACCTCGAAGTCGTGTCCGCCCTGTCGGTCGAGGCGCTTCTGGAGTTCCGCGTAGGGGATGGTCGCGGTCGCCGACCCACCGCTCGTGGTACCCGCGGGGGTGATGTGCTGGAGTGTGGCCGCCACGTCCACCCGGGTGCCGGCGCGGCGGACGCCCTTCGCCGTGATGTGAGCGGAGCCGAGGTTCCCCTTGATCGCGCCCAACACCGCAAACCGTTCCGTCAGCTCGGCGTGGACAGGTCCGGACGGCCGAAGGCGGCAGGCGACCGCGGTGTCCAACCGGCTCTCGACCGTCGAGCGGATCACATGGTCCCCGACACCCACGGCTGCCACAACGACGACGCCGACCGCCACGGGGACCCAGACTCGCTTGCCCCGCGCGTTCACGAGGTGTCTCCGATCCGGGACAGCAACTCGAAGGCCTCCGACAGGGGTTGTCCGGTGGCCGCCGGGGAGGGACGTTCGGAGCCGGTCCGACGGTGCTTGCGAAGGGTACGCAGGACCGCACGGACGGCGGACAGGGCGGCGCCCGCGATCACCGCGGCACGCAGGTCGACGCCGAAGTCCCCCGACTCCCCGGACGCGGACAGGCGTTGACGGACCAATTCGGTCAACCGGTCCTCGAAGTCCGCGAAGGCGCGTCCCAGCCGGGCGGCGATCAGGGCTTCGGTTCCCTCCAGCGGCTGGGTGAGTGCGGCGAGGCTGCTCGCCGCGAAGGGCTGGGCCGCGGCCAGCAGCGCCTGGCAGACCGCGGTGAGCGGATCCTCACCGGCGGGGCGCTTCAGCAGCTCGGCCTCCACGTGGGCGAAAAGCTCCACCATGTCGGGGAGGAGCAGGTCCTCCTTGCTGTCGAAGTACCGGAAGAACGTGCGCTCCGACACGTTCGCGCACGCGACCACGTCCGCGATGGTCGTCCCCGCGAAGCCCTGCTCGGCGAACAGTCTGGCGGCGCAGGCACGCAGCGCGGCGCGGGTCTGCTCCTTCTTGCGCCGGCGCAGGCCGGCGTCGTCGGACGGTCCAGTCATGACCGCAGTCTAGTCCATGTGTGACAGCACTGACATTTGTCAGGACTGCCACTTCACGGCTACGGTCCTGGCAGTCCTGCCACATTTCTCCAGGAGCGGCCATGCCCTCGTCATCGCTGTCGCCGAGCACGCACGACCCCGGCTCCCCTCCCGATGCCGGACGCCATCAGGAGCCCATCGCCGCGCGAGGCGCCCTGGCACGCCTGGGTGAGTTCTGCGCCCGCCACCCCGTACTGGTCCTGCTCGTCTGGTTGCTCCTACTGCTCGGCGCGTTCGCCGCACGGCATGTGGTCGGCGCGTCGTACAGCGACCAGGTGTCACTGCCGGGCAGCCAGTCCGACACGGGCTCCGTCGTGCTGTCCGCATCCGATGCGACAGCGGGCCGGTATTCGGGCCGAATCGTCCTGCACGCCGCTCACGGCAGGATCGCGGACGACGAGAAGGCCGAACACGACACGGTCACGGCCCTTGGCAAGCTCCCCCACGTGAAAGCCGCGTCCCCCGTGGTCATCAGCGCCGACGGCCGAACGGCGTACTCCACGCTCACCTTCGACGTCCAGCCCAGGACTCTCGGGGCGTCGTACGTCCACCGGCTCGACGAGGCGACCAGGCCCGCCCGGGAGGCCGGTCTCGAGGTCGCTTACGGTGGCGACCTCGACCAGGTGACCAGGCCTGCCGGGAGTGACCGCAGCAGTGAACTCGTCGGCCTGGCCGTCGCGTTGGTGGTTCTGCTGGCCGCCTTCGGCAGCGTCGCGGCTGCCGTGCTGCCGCTGTTCACCGCGATGATGGGCGTCGGAGTCGGGCTGGCCGTCGTCGGCGTCGTCGCCGCGGCGGTCACCTTCGCCACCTCGGCTCCCACACTCGCCACGATGATCGGACTGGGTGTCGGCGTCGACTACGCCCTGTTTCTGACCACCCGCTACCGCCAGGACCTCGTCGACGGCCACGACCCGATCACCGCCGCAGGCCGGGCGGTGGCCTCCAGCGGGCGCGCGATCCTGGTCGCCGCCGTCACGGTCGCTGTCGCATTGCTGAGCCTGTACACCTGCGGCCTGGCCTTCATCGGCAACCTCGGTCTGGCCTCCACCCTCACCGTCGCCATCGCTGCCGGCGGCGCGCTGACCCTGGTTCCCGCCGGACTGGGCCTCCTCGGCCGCCGCGTCGACACGGTCTCCTTGCGCAAGCCGGTTGCCGAATCCTCCGGCGACCGGGACGGATGGCATCGCTATGCCGCCTCGGTGGCGCGTCGGCCCTGGCAGTTCCTGGCAGCCGGAACCGCCGTCCTGGCCCTGCTCGCCGTGCCCATGTTCGCGATGCGCCTGGGCCATGTCGACGCGGGCGCAGACCCGGCCGGCTCCACCTCCCGCAGGGCCTACGATCTCATCGCCGACGCCGGCGGACCGGGCTTCGGGCCCGGTGCCAACGGCCCCCTGACCATCGTGGTCGATGTGCGCCACGCCACTGTCCCCACCGGTCGGATCAGCTCCGGCCTGGAGCACGCCCTGGCAGACACCCGCGACGTGGCCCGTGTGACTCCTCCCCGCGCCACCCCCGACGGTGCCGTCCTCGTCACGACGGTCACCCCGGCCGGTGGGCCCCAAGATGCCTCCACCAGCGCCCTGTTCAGCACGCTCACCACGGACACGCTCCCGCACGCCCTGGCCGGCACCGCTGCCCACGGCTACGTCACCGGCAGCATCGCGGGCCAGCTCGACTTCCGCGACACCATCACCCAGCGACTGCCCGTCATCATCGGCGTCGTCCTGCTCGCCGCCTTCCTCCTCCTGATGACGGTGTTCCGGAGCCTGCTCATCCCCCTCAAAGCCGTTGTGCTCAACGGGCTCACGACCGCCGCCGCCTACGGCGTGCTGGTCGCGGTCTTCCAGTGGGGGTGGGGAAGCGGCCTGCTCGGCGTCACCGAACCCGTCCCGATCGAGTCGTACGTCCCGATGATGATGTTCGCGATCGTCTTCGGCCTGTCCATGGACTACGAGATCTTCCTGCTCTCGCGGATCGCCGACGCGTGGCACGACGGGCTCGGCAACACCCGAGCGGTCGGCAGCGGACTCGCCCGCACCGGCCGGATCATCAGTAGTGCCGCGCTCATCATGACGGCGGTCTTCGTCTCCTTCATCGCCTCGCCCACCGTGGTCATCAAGATGCTCTCGGTCGGCCTCGCCGCCAGCGTCGTCATCGACGCCACTGTTGTCCGGCTCGTCCTGGTTCCCGCGGCGATGGTCCTCATGGGCAGGGCCAACTGGTGGATCCCGAGGTGGCTGGACCGCGCCCTGCCCGACATACGAGCCTGACCGGACAGGCCGTGTCCATGGGGCAAGGGCGCTGCCAGGAATACACGTGGCCACCAACTCCGAAGCATCGCCGCCGGGCCCGCCGCCGCACACGCAGCCGCGCAACCCGGCCGGCCGACGTGACAGCCGCTTCAGCCGATGCGAACTCCCGTGCCGCTGACACGAATGCGCGGGTCACCGGCGCGCAGCGTCACTGTCAGCACGCCAGGTCGGCCCAGGTCGTCGCCCTGGTGCAGGGTGAGAACAGCGTCTTCG comes from Streptomyces sp. FXJ1.172 and encodes:
- a CDS encoding LmeA family phospholipid-binding protein: MNARGKRVWVPVAVGVVVVAAVGVGDHVIRSTVESRLDTAVACRLRPSGPVHAELTERFAVLGAIKGNLGSAHITAKGVRRAGTRVDVAATLQHITPAGTTSGGSATATIPYAELQKRLDRQGGHDFEVAGSDRGLALTETVGTMNVPVTVYNTVTVSHGKLTVTPADVSILGRDAPVSSLTAMLGGAVAGKLAPRSFPLPEFPRGVSVTGADATPGGLALDFTVAPMDGKAVTEAGGVCGAGGTATT
- a CDS encoding MMPL family transporter; translation: MPSSSLSPSTHDPGSPPDAGRHQEPIAARGALARLGEFCARHPVLVLLVWLLLLLGAFAARHVVGASYSDQVSLPGSQSDTGSVVLSASDATAGRYSGRIVLHAAHGRIADDEKAEHDTVTALGKLPHVKAASPVVISADGRTAYSTLTFDVQPRTLGASYVHRLDEATRPAREAGLEVAYGGDLDQVTRPAGSDRSSELVGLAVALVVLLAAFGSVAAAVLPLFTAMMGVGVGLAVVGVVAAAVTFATSAPTLATMIGLGVGVDYALFLTTRYRQDLVDGHDPITAAGRAVASSGRAILVAAVTVAVALLSLYTCGLAFIGNLGLASTLTVAIAAGGALTLVPAGLGLLGRRVDTVSLRKPVAESSGDRDGWHRYAASVARRPWQFLAAGTAVLALLAVPMFAMRLGHVDAGADPAGSTSRRAYDLIADAGGPGFGPGANGPLTIVVDVRHATVPTGRISSGLEHALADTRDVARVTPPRATPDGAVLVTTVTPAGGPQDASTSALFSTLTTDTLPHALAGTAAHGYVTGSIAGQLDFRDTITQRLPVIIGVVLLAAFLLLMTVFRSLLIPLKAVVLNGLTTAAAYGVLVAVFQWGWGSGLLGVTEPVPIESYVPMMMFAIVFGLSMDYEIFLLSRIADAWHDGLGNTRAVGSGLARTGRIISSAALIMTAVFVSFIASPTVVIKMLSVGLAASVVIDATVVRLVLVPAAMVLMGRANWWIPRWLDRALPDIRA
- a CDS encoding SDR family NAD(P)-dependent oxidoreductase; the encoded protein is MATADSRRFVGKVAVVTGGSRGIGAAVATRLAAEGAAVVIGYRDNQRAADELVSAVVADGGRALALRADVADPDQTGALIDRAVSEFGQLDVLASCAGVEHFDALENIAPADFDRVFTVNTRGQLFAVQHAAAHMRAGSRIVLTSSVSASRAVFHHTLYAASKAAVESMVLNLSAELGRRGITINAIAPGGTATDMAAEHGARYQHPQLRGTMPMEQWLSVHGALGRLARPEEVAAGYAFLASDDAAYMTGRTLPVDGGFF
- a CDS encoding TetR/AcrR family transcriptional regulator translates to MTASTPSGRTTPRLRADAERNRAQILAAARAAFRESGTAVPLDEIARRAGVNIATLYRRFPDRDALITQVVVDGFTLVLDIARAAAKTAQTDPLAAVESFLQGTIDHREQLSLPLIGGPMTNDPYARDLQQQIAACLEGILAGGRRSTVLRRDLTAVDLIATAALICRPLPHLPPEQGATLAARHLGVFLDGLGPEHTRTLPAPPTHEEMTAHLVAGDTPTP
- a CDS encoding TetR/AcrR family transcriptional regulator, with translation MTGPSDDAGLRRRKKEQTRAALRACAARLFAEQGFAGTTIADVVACANVSERTFFRYFDSKEDLLLPDMVELFAHVEAELLKRPAGEDPLTAVCQALLAAAQPFAASSLAALTQPLEGTEALIAARLGRAFADFEDRLTELVRQRLSASGESGDFGVDLRAAVIAGAALSAVRAVLRTLRKHRRTGSERPSPAATGQPLSEAFELLSRIGDTS